catatcttcaatatgaaaggtctaaattttcaattgaccgtcggcttttcctcactgctacatatactttaagaatatatcgttagatttatataatttactacgaggactgttatatatcaaaaatttgaaaaatatcaaatttttataatttgtcataacatttgtattatatcgtgattttcaaaaatgtaaattatttgatatcagaaagacatgcttcgtattcagaatgcaattcgataggtctgaggtgctctcatgtcccacaaaaaatactgtcgaaacgcaataaacgctcattttagatcccttaatagtcTCAGTTCTAAACTGGATTGAACTCCTTCGTCACGAAATTAACTATATTTCAGTGCTTCCCAAATATCATGATtgccaaaaaacaaatatttttgaaggttaaggaccactacatgcatatatcatattctcaaaatgagactttttcgcaTTGAAAATGAACCATCGTCGTACAAATCGCAATCTCACTTTTATACGGCCGATCGCAcacgcatttcaatggacaatctgtacgtatgaactcgcgtatgaatgaagtcaaatcTTCACACCTCACTGttgatttattaaataatttacaaaatcaaacaaaaaggatcatattaaTAGTAAgcctttccttcgtatgttcattatctttaactgtctttaatataaatggacaaattttgtgcattttcaacgttgTCGCGACGTTCATTTCGTACatacaaaatcttcaaaactggctaaatacgcgacATCGCTTCGACACGGTTggttgatgtatatagaattgggttcattattaactaaatgcaaactatagatggcgctatttatcctaaatcatatttctcaatttccaaggggtaggtgatcaatactgcctttaaaacagatggaataggtgaaacaagcagcaaagaaattttataagcatatttcatcaaaaaataaaagaaattgttcgTATTAAAGCTtaaaagagtaattttcagtaactaaatagcgccaccaattttgtcataaatagatacattttatatccaaaaagctttttaaaaaaatgctgcAAAAGTGAATATTTTGGTATCTAGGGGAAatgtaaagttgaaaatgactcaaaagcatctgtatacattagcattatATCGCTTTTagttgtttaagcctaaaattgggttgtacatgatattttgcttgaaaaactaataaatgatcacatcaaacagccttGTCAatacatgagagtgattttgaatagataaatGGGCGTACGATCACGACGTTTGCAAATCGAACCTCTCTACGGTACGCACTTAACCTCGTTGACAATAGGAAATCACAGGATTACGATTGCTTCGCACACAAAACgaaacacaaaaaaatcataacaaaACGGAACCGAAACGAAACGAACCAAACAAAACGAAAATCCTACCGGAGACATTTTAGTTTGCCTGCTTATTTTCCTTTATTTAATgaatttcttgccaaaattcagGTTCGTGaaccaaaaaaaaataacttaCATGCCAAATTGTTCTCCTTCCTCCATGGTTTCCGGTAGGTTTTCACCCATTGTTTCGGGCAACAGAAGAGTTGGGAAACCAGCAAAAATTCCTCCTACGCCAAAGATAACCATTGGCAAAGGTTCCCAGTATTCACCGAGGACAAAAAATACTGGAGCCAATATGCTGCCTAGGCCCAAAAACATCGTAGACAGACCCATACCGGCAGTCCTGTTTTATAAATAACAACATTAGGCAGGATTAGATTTGCGTACGTAGACGAGGTAACTTGAGCGTCAATGTCTTGTTATTAAATGCCAATTTGTTACAGGAAACATCACGTGATACCGTACGTTCACTAAACGCGTCTACGTACAAcattctaaagctgaatttatactacatcgctgcgCAATATCGATTAGTTTTTAGCCAATCATATTGAACGCTTTTTGTTAATGTTGCGTTGGGAAAAAGAGCGATGGAGTATATTCAGCTTTATCCTGTAAAATAATATAAGACAGAATTATATTGTAGAACATGGACGAGTTACGTAAAAGTGTGACATCAATATGATATCACTTCAAAGGTTCTAGCCAATCGGCATTCTTGAATCACATCAACTTGACGTAACGCATGAACCTGTGACAAATCTCTTTAATTGTATTTAGTACGTGGACATAGTACGCGAACGCCTAACGTCATAACATGTGTTaagaaacaaatattgactgcccaAGATGTACATGGTCGCATTGCTCCGAGTGATCTCAAAAGCGAAGTCACGACGAGCAAGAGTTTTACCATTCACCGACTAAAGGGCAGTCACTATTTGTTGGGAATGTCCCACACAAGCCACAACTGAGTCGGCGTGTCTGTGGTGAGCGTCATCTCTGCGTAAGGTAGTGCGCACAGCGAGACAGTTGGGTTCTTGCCATTGCAAAGGGAAATAGTACTGctattgcccggggaatagtaCTACTATTTCCCGCTGCTATGTGAACAACCTTTGAACTCAAGAAACTAGTTCGTGCCACTTGACGCGGTTTTAACGAATCAAACGTCAAAAATCTTTATGTATGTGGTATATAATATATATCGCAccacttttaaaataataataataataataatgtttaaagGAGGCCCAAAACGTCCTAATATGGAAAACAATTACCAACAGGGTCCACttttttggctgaaaattttcaaaaaaaagtatCTAAATCGTTGACTTAATAAaattaaactattctaaatataCAGACGGGCCTGCGGCATAGTGACGTACACTTATTGCTAGGATAAAACAAATGCCTTAGGTTAATGAGGTTATTGTGAAACATCTAAATATTTTCCTTTGTAACCGAAGAATATTCTGTCGGATATTCCAAAAAATAACTAAGCAAAGTCATTAAAGCTTTTCACTAATCTCATTTTGTTAAtgtattttatataattatagtaaCCACCGTGTGGCTGCTAACGATGTTCGAGCTTGTCTTGTAATATTTCGTCGTGTTCGTGATAAGTGGGGTACGTCATTCGTTTCTAGCTTTTTCATcttaataaaaatcaataataaacTCCAAAACACTGTTATTGTTAGTCGGATGTTATTCTTTGAATATCGGGAAAGAGAATTAGGAAATTATAGCATGGTGTTGTGGCTGTTACTGCAGGTTGACTTGCTTAAGGGCTATGTTACccacctttggacagtatttttgtgggacctgagggcgaacaccaaattgcattctaaatacgaggaatgttcttctgatatcaaaagaaaatcgcgatataatacaaataaattttgtgcaaattattaaaaatttatatttttgacatttaacatcaagttttcaaaaaatgttatctgaatgttatttaaacgtttataCCCaatatataaccctacatttaaacgGGTTTTTGTAAACTTTACAACAGGAAAGAATACGTATACCTGTGTAGTTTAATTTAGCGAGTAAAACCCACATATTCTCCGGGTATGTTTCTGGGTACtaatcaaataataatattaaaatgatgttaaaaacaTTCTGATTCAGTCAACAGGATTCAATCATCAGGAGTGTCAGATGATATTGCCTAACTAAGTCTGGATCGCGGTACTTGGACAAACTTGATATTAGTCAATGAAGCGAGAAATGAACATTTTAACTTAAAATACAATATAGATAACGTAGCTTATGGTTTACCTGACGGGAGTTGGCAGTAATTCTAACGTATAGAACGGGGATACACATAACGCACCGGACGCTCCAAGTTTTCCTATCATCGAAACAACTGTATTTGCAGTACCAATAGCTGAAAATATATTGACAAAACGATGTTAGTTATGTTTACAATTTGTTTCACTATTATGGTTTCCTCCCTCTTTACAAATTGGTGTGCAAAGCAATCAAACTTCTAACATGTCAAATTGGTGTAGATACACACACCATTCATCTCGAAATGTCCAATACTGAGGGCAAGTAGACTATCAGATTTTGAAATTGAGTGTCGCGAGAAACAAAGTGAATTACTAAAAAAAAACTTTTAGACACCAAACAAGGTAAAAATGGACAGCGACCGGAACATTTCttggaataccgtaaaaccccgtctacaagcacatatagtgttttttatgaaagctatatTAATTCGAagctagactggcccccagtctcggttcggttccatctctggataatgtaacaataaataattacgtaatgccttatgaaaaaaatgccaactccccccttattttcttcaatgccaaaaacccattcctcttcatccacaaatcgacgccactaattacacccaccacagtcaaccatgcagcaatatagaaatatactcgtattataagtgaacgcgaaagtccattgagcgctgattccgagactggtccaatctgttagagatctcacttccaaatattcgttcaacgaagcacggtgattccgatgtcaattacgaaagccccgccccagtttcaattcaaatatggtagcacaaagctatgccgcgggatgtgacgcaagataggatgggacacttgtcaacaactgagaggtattgagctcaagtggcacgcgtctgatagacccatggtacgcgcaataataaaaggcaaccactcgactcggacttaggcctattgtccatattgcgtacattatcgcgtgcggtttgcaaatgtttgcacattatttagctagggaagccttttcaaatatccccgcgctgccaagctgcgttgattggtcggatacaatatcgttgtttagtcgcttacaaacgttaatgtagtgaaaacatggacgtggtatatagaaagattgcgtgactccaaatccgtaaaagtgaacttccagcagtttgtgggagctggaagtcaaattgctacagactgggagggtccgtgtattgggttgatttttaatgctatgtaatctacattaccagtcgttctccacggacccgagggagggtctaattcGAAGCAAGcttaaatataccaatacaaaagattggtcttaaaataatacttgtttgtacatgcttggatccgtaatttatttactcaaactccataatggcgccttgattaatgtagctttcatcagaagcactctatatgcttgtagacggggttttacggtattctaaaTGCCGCGTGAAATATTGCAAAGTAGATGTTAGTTTCATATCGCCACTCATGTTTAAAACTTAACGCTGATTACCACTGGCTTTCTCAAATCATGCTTTAAGGTGGGTCGAAGTCAAGTGTGACCTAGTGGTGTTtatactcaaatattgagacaaataaagctgacacacaagataaATGACATTggatctataaaggagatcctaaGGCTTGACATAAGCGATGTAATTttcgccccatgtgcatgatattTCTTTTGTTCTCATATACTATTGGACTCGCACAACCTATGAAAACATAAATATGATTATTGGCTTCAAGGACTTTACACAAGCTTGTAATGAAATTGGTGATGAATGAAagctgctgttcaaattgaataataatggtctttgggtgacagattgaaTGGACAATACGTTCTTTGAGTgacagaaaataaaaataatggggTCTTTGAATGACAGCATTACTAAAAAGAGAGATGGGGTCTTAACAGCCAAGACACGCATCATAACATCCTCCTCCGGATTCCGACTTGTACAGCTATTTCATATTACTGCCTTTTTTAGACTGAATGGATCAGTTAAAGTCGCATTTTACTTACGCAAGAACGTTGTGACAAGGCACGCAATGCCCGCAATAAAGAAGAACATAGCTTGTATCGGTCTACGACCCCATCTATCTAGGAAGAACAGGCAGAAGAAGTAAGCGGGAATCTCAACGGCACCGGACACGAAGAACGCTACGTAGTCGAGTTCACCGAGATCACCCGCACTTAAGGTCAGCCCGTAGTATAAAAAGCTGTTAACCATGCTGCGAGATTTTAAGAAattaaaaagagaaagaaaataacAAAAAGATGAAGGAATAAGTGATGAAGGagaatggtccgatttcatcacaTATTCTTGATTTACTGACCTTGACTAAAATGAGTATAACAAAtacataaatagcgccctcaattttcacacaaatatacagttttgaTAAGCAGAAAAAGGTGTATGAAATAAAGGAAAATATAGATTCAAATAGCATAAAGGAAAATTGAGATTCAAATAGCATAAACAAACATGGCGTTGGCGTTAAGGCGGGTATTATACCATAGAAATTCGTCTAGTtcaaaattattgggggggggggcaaataaatcCCAAGTGAGTCGGCTGAAAAATGGGCCTTGACTTCCATCGTCCTGGGGGCTGATGGCAATTTGGTGATCTTTTAGCCGCTCGAGGGGCAAAGAACGAGCCCCGAGAGCGGATTAAAAAATCCCAAATTGCCATCAGCCCCACGACCCATGTGCATGTTATAATCGTCCGAGACAGAATGATAAACTACACAATGTTTTGTTAGAATATGTAATAAATAGTCAAACAACCTTGGGGATTTATAGCCACTAAAAAGCATCTAAATTTGTTTTATTGAATCGGGGTCCATGTTATTTTAATGTTGGTTAACTACGTTGGTCCAACGTTGGCATACCTACCGTCATCATACGGGTTGGTACAACAACGGTTGGCCGGGTAACGTTGGCCCGGTAACGTTAGACCAACGTTGACATACCGACATTAATTTATGATCGGTCTTCCAATGTTGGCCATAAGTAGGCTTGACTTCGGCTTACCAACCACAGTCTAAGGTTTGTCTGTCAACTTTTTCCCAACGTTGGGCTGACATTGGCTTACTGACTGCGACCTTACCGACCATTGCCAACGTTGGCCCCAACGTAACGTTgctatatgaatatatgaatacaaaagccacctaagtccatactttggccaaattgagttaagcatgggaaattgttgctatacataggcctgtcatatgcatgaaagaacaactcaaattcattctctgtgtctattgggcatgtgaaaatgtatgaaagaatcacccaattccatgatttgagtcttgtaacacattgattgaaatccagtatgtataaaagtccacttgtaacacattcattgctagagaatgacttttgaacaaaaaaatgggtttaataaaggaaagtgtgtgtttatattacatggcagaatgcttatcaacattatacatacctgtgtgctttattttgtattatcttactagtggtaatctcattctaacattgttgtctttgtatatgattcaaaaaccacctaagtccaaaatttaaaatgaaccccacgaagtccctgaaatgctaatcgtcatacctaatacaggttaatccactcatttgcacgtaaaacttaccatattgaccaggtaattctaactgaaggaattaaaatgatacacgggtttttctctcaaaataacttcgcatggacttagggggcttttgtattcatgtattcatatataTGGgcatggcaaaatattttttcttttacTATAGATCGTATATATATCTGCTTCGAAACCAGAACATCGTGCTATTAGAGGTGTGTTTTCTAATAAGGAACATCGAAAGTATACTTACGCTACCCATACCAGAATGATCATCCGAATTCGTGTTTGTGGATATCTAAAAATATCTAGTATTGTCGACTCCGGTTcctgaaagaagaagaaaaaacacgtGTGTAAGAAATTATGTTAAGGGTACCTCCCTAGTTATGGCTATTTAAGAATGGCCTAAAAGTCCAGAGATATGTTTTcgagaaaataaacaaaataaacaataagtTCATATATTGTTTTTTAAAGCGTTTGGTTTCGACAAGTTATATGTAAAAATATGTTGCATGATTTTTTGAGTTTACGATACTTCGCAGGGGGTTGTTAAAGATGCTGGActtgtgtcattattactttcaTACACatagacacaaaatgttttctcaCGGCTGCCTCCAGTATGTCATTGAACATTTGTCTTCTCAAGAGTGTCTTCTTTTAACCTTGAAACATggtagaaatattgatttttttttctatttaataTTTTGATACATAATACATGGTGGTCTCATCACCAATCAGGTCTCTAACAAAAACATCAGTTTTTATGCTCAACATTTTCCGTCGATACCACATTTCAAAAGCCTAAATTTTATTTCTTGCTGCTAGTGGAACCACCTGTGTTTGTATACTGAGCACGCGTGCGATTCGCTCTTCTCATTAAAGCCTTTGAGTATAAAATCACCTTTACGTTACATTCCCTTGAAATAATAAGTCAATTACACAATAATTACCTCATCCTCCTGCATCCTTTCGGTTGAGAGAAGTTCATCGGGAATCTCTACTTTATTGACCTCTGCAACCTTGTGGATGAGTTCTCTTGCTTGTTTGTGTTTACCCTGTGATATCAACCATCTGACGGATTCTGGAATAAATCTATATAATGCATGATCGTACACATGTAGAGCCATTATTTTCAAGTTTATCTTAATGGTTTAATAATCACATTGTTTCATTAGTGGTTTGTGTTTTCGATGGTATTTGCATAAATATTGTAATGAGAGATTATAACAAAATAATGGTCATCATGAATGTGAGCTAAACATTCTCCGACGTTAGCCAAATACAGTCAGTACAATAAGTTAGTAGttcatgaattaggggttcattcatatattcatgaatgactaaacgattgtttatgcccgattGTTTATTATCACGGTATGTATTGGATctaaagaagaaggagaaggaataCACCATCGCCGCAAAAGCACGCGCTTACGACAATGGCACCAAACGCTGCGACTTATGTCTAACGGAGAAGTGATTCAACATCAACGGGGACAAAGGAAGACTACTCAATAGAAGATCAGAATAAGTATCAAAGTGCCGACACCAGAACAAGTTCAACCTCGcaaatttcatcaaagatattacGTAAGTATTTCTCTTACGTTCGCAATACCCGTCTCATATCGCCATCTACAACAGACCAAATGTCTCTATCACGTCCGCATTAATAGGATAAGGCCTATGGTAAGTAGCGAATAGCCCTCAGTTGCCTGATGATCGCATTTTCGTTCCACAAGTTCTactcgtaaataaataaataaataaataaataaataaataaataaataaataaataaataaataaataaataaataaataaataaataaataaataaataaatgaataagtaaataaataaataaataaataaataaataaatagataaataaataaataaataaataaataaataaataaataaataaataaataaataaataaatatataaatactaCTTACGGGTATAAACAAAGAGAAAGAAATGCAGGTGCAGATATGACAAATTGTAGAATTCTCCATTTTCTGATGAGTAACGCTATGAGAGCTAAAGACATATTGCCTGCACTGAGAAAGAAGGTGATGACGACACCTGCATAGACGCGCTTAGATGGCCCAACAAATTCAGTTCCTGAAAGGGTAGAAAAGTCACAATATGAGACTAATTATTAATCAAAATATGTAGCATTATATCTATTTACCACAGGAACAATACCAATTTTTTCCTAACAATGCATTGTTTTATCAATTATATTATCAATTTGAAAAAGTTTCCAATTGATGTATCCTCAGAGTGCGAAGtccctaaacatgataaatgcagaAATCTCCATTAGCCCATTTTCCCTGTAGTATTTTTTTCTAAAGCAGCAAATTAAGTTCTTTATACAAGCTTGATTATCATCCTTACGGTACAATTTTAAAATACCGCATATGTTTTTTCTAAAATCATTCGCCATTCGAGTGTTACGATCGTTCTGGACAACCTGCATCCGGGACCTGCATGAAGATCcgttaatttgaaaaatatcaattttttatgtgAATTAcgggtttttgagatattttttcgtttggtttttatttgttttttgagggTGTGTATATAATAGGCGAAAAGGACAAATTGTGTTTTGACAATGCAGTTATGTAttgctttttaaatattctttttCATTCTTAAAGTAACATGtatttttttagctttttttctgTGATGAGTAATGAATGATAAACTTCACAAATATATGTTTCTCTTTATTCTTTTGACAGTATAAAATTACTATAATATATATGTATATCACCTACCCATTACGAATGCTAGTACCAACACCATATGGTTACCAATGCCAAGAATACCTCGAAGTACAATATAAGCTGGAAAATTTGGTGCAAAACTTATTCCGATGCCAAGGAACGTTTGGATTGCAACACACATGAATAAGGCTGGATGACGACCTATCCTGAAACAGTAAACAAATCAGGAAACCGTTCACAGATAAAATAAACAGAGGCGCcaaaattcgccgtagaagtaacgCAGTttaaaatcggattaactaccatagcaatagaggaatacaattttgactatatcgccctgcactacaacgtttacTCGGTACCTATTTTGACCATATCGCCCGgcactacaagcaagttgcactcatcacctgtgtatgtctgcaatcatagattgaatacaataccggtcttttcaaagatactaatcttacagttgcgagtgatcagcatgatatggtgcAATAcataggtaccacgtgaacgttgtagtgcagggcgatatagtcaaaaattgtattcatctattgctatggtagttaatccgattattatgtcactagTGCGCCTGTAGCTGTAATGGCCATGTAGCTATTAGGGCTCCagctgcatgatagagatactggTTGACCCCTGATAACCCTTTATGACTTTATGACATGTTCCTGACATATCAGTGtttctttttaccatgtttaagcccagtGGACATACTCTATCATTTGACCCCAtgcgacctttgacctcgagtgacctcggtttgattttgctcatgctcccgtgatatggagaatactTTAGCCAGATTTAgccagtttgaaattttgaccccagatgacctttgacctcagatgacctcgatgtaattttttcatgctcccctcatacgaaggattccacacaCCAAGTTTATGCCCAATAGGGCAacgtttaaatttagcccctagatgacctttgacctcggttgaccttaattttgtttcgcagatatattcccctcatatcaaggattccacccaccaagtttgagcccaataggacaaagtttgaaatccatgacctttgacctttgacctcggatgacctccatataatgtttttcatgctcccctcatacaaaagattctacccaccaagtttgagcccgatcggccaaagtttgaaatttgacccctccgtaatgacctttgaccttggttgacctcgatttttattttggcatatattcccctcgtatcaaggatcccacccaccaagtttgggcccgatcggacaaagtttgaaatccatgacctttgaccttgacctccgatgacctttaaaactacccggtaaacagcgcacgcccggtacccatctatgtctgaaatatcggaacagcgcacgcccggtacccatctatgtctgaaatatcggaacaaagcgtcgaagcgcggcgaaacgcatagctggacagacagacagacagacagacacacggagctcattattttattagtatagatgtcACTTCTGCGCTTCCCACAAGGTACGTGCACTCTTTTACCCTCCCCTAGCTACACAACTGTCTATATACCTACCTATCTGCTAACCCTCCGAATATAAACGAGCCAGTTAATACCCCTGTGAAGAAAATTGATTGTGCCAGATCAGGATACGTACTCCGTGAACACACAAGATCAaactaaagaaagaaaaagaaataacataaagatatttacaaaatattgtttttcgcttaaaggcccattcagtgatttgctcatccggacgatcgtaaaaatcatcaaaattcagattttggtacctttgtaattggcatagatgtgctaacatagcctgctagtggttcggtcgaaagccgtgtattttagacaaaataaagcatttgcatgattctggacttttgatactgacagtacaaaagtccgactcgagatcgactCCACCAAGAGTGACTTCACTCCActgtaccaacacgcgttgcgtattgtttctactacttattacatcagtagctactattttaaacaaaatacacaattttaactgtttttcatatttgaattgaccgttagtttgcttcggtgacctttaattgcttattttgttttctactacaaaaattaagcgtctgttttaaatcaatttagactctacttccccgtgttagaaacactggaataggaagtttttccagtcgattggtggcgcactgtacgaaaatctcgattttctcgagtcgatctgagttgaagtagaaaacctttctaaaacttctgtttttgactaatttgtcgatgtattcagggaaaagtggtttaatgaaattctgtagacttattctttatttctaagcaactctgacaaatttccattttttaaatgttcctgtgaaatcactgaaagggcctttaaataaCATGGGCGATACC
Above is a window of Amphiura filiformis chromosome 7, Afil_fr2py, whole genome shotgun sequence DNA encoding:
- the LOC140157993 gene encoding organic cation transporter protein-like, whose product is MFFDELLQQIGEFGRYQRRVYFLACMMVIPTAWHIAIQVFTAGYTDFWCKIPDWEDTECTKWNLTDTECEEAKRDAGIPEVPGATPPFQQCYRYNVSGVDFYPGLNSSAEFDETLKCDAGWEYDTTQYKTTIITDFDLVCSRSTYPDLAQSIFFTGVLTGSFIFGGLADRIGRHPALFMCVAIQTFLGIGISFAPNFPAYIVLRGILGIGNHMVLVLAFVMGTEFVGPSKRVYAGVVITFFLSAGNMSLALIALLIRKWRILQFVISAPAFLSLCLYPFIPESVRWLISQGKHKQARELIHKVAEVNKVEIPDELLSTERMQEDEEPESTILDIFRYPQTRIRMIILVWVAMVNSFLYYGLTLSAGDLGELDYVAFFVSGAVEIPAYFFCLFFLDRWGRRPIQAMFFFIAGIACLVTTFLPIGTANTVVSMIGKLGASGALCVSPFYTLELLPTPVRTAGMGLSTMFLGLGSILAPVFFVLGEYWEPLPMVIFGVGGIFAGFPTLLLPETMGENLPETMEEGEQFGIKKKDEKELNGILKVDANANMETTKLPNDKEESSPINGIETDQV